A single region of the Thermoanaerobacterium aotearoense genome encodes:
- a CDS encoding homoserine dehydrogenase, giving the protein MKIGLMGLGTVGSGVVHLIEENGDAIEKKIGQKIEIKKILVKDPEKKRIKEAQGKITINPYDILDDPEIDVVVEVMGKEHPALEYMKEAILRGKNVVTANKEVIAKHGKELIKLASENNVNLLYEASVGGGIPIIRPLKSCLAANKIHEIKGILNGTTNYILTEMKSRGLSFEGVLKEAQQKGYAELDPTDDVDGFDAARKLAILCALSFNKYVMPDNIYTKGIRTISKEDIKYADELGFTIKLIAFGKLDEDEKLEAWVHPVMISKKNPLNGVNGVYNAILVEGNAVGRLMFYGQGAGMMPTASAVVADVIDVANHIPTQNGYDDAVMKDIVDTVSKYYIRIIALDKPGVMSKVTGVLGQEGISLVSVVQKETLGEYAEIVLITHNALTKNLFDALDEIEKLKEVDKVASVIRVEGEE; this is encoded by the coding sequence GTGAAGATAGGTTTAATGGGGCTTGGAACTGTTGGATCAGGTGTTGTTCACCTGATAGAAGAAAATGGGGATGCCATTGAGAAAAAGATTGGCCAGAAAATCGAGATTAAAAAGATACTTGTGAAAGATCCAGAGAAGAAAAGGATCAAAGAGGCACAAGGCAAAATAACCATAAATCCCTACGACATCTTAGACGATCCAGAGATAGATGTGGTAGTGGAGGTGATGGGGAAGGAGCACCCAGCACTGGAGTACATGAAAGAGGCCATATTAAGGGGCAAGAACGTCGTTACAGCCAATAAAGAAGTCATTGCAAAGCATGGCAAAGAGCTTATAAAGCTGGCAAGTGAAAACAACGTAAATCTCCTTTACGAGGCGTCAGTAGGCGGAGGCATACCTATCATAAGGCCTTTGAAAAGCTGTCTTGCCGCAAACAAGATACATGAGATAAAAGGAATCTTGAATGGAACCACCAACTATATACTGACAGAGATGAAGTCGAGGGGGCTAAGCTTTGAAGGCGTATTGAAAGAGGCGCAGCAGAAAGGATATGCGGAGCTGGACCCTACAGACGATGTGGACGGATTTGATGCTGCAAGGAAGTTGGCTATACTGTGTGCACTTTCATTTAACAAGTACGTGATGCCAGATAATATATACACAAAAGGCATCAGGACAATATCAAAAGAGGATATAAAGTATGCCGATGAATTGGGCTTTACCATTAAACTTATAGCTTTTGGCAAGCTTGACGAAGATGAAAAGTTGGAAGCATGGGTACATCCTGTCATGATATCAAAGAAAAATCCCCTAAATGGTGTAAACGGCGTATACAACGCCATCTTGGTGGAAGGCAATGCAGTGGGAAGGCTTATGTTCTACGGCCAAGGTGCAGGCATGATGCCTACAGCCAGTGCAGTTGTAGCCGATGTCATAGATGTGGCAAATCACATACCTACTCAAAACGGCTACGATGATGCAGTGATGAAAGACATCGTGGATACAGTATCCAAATACTATATAAGGATAATAGCCCTTGACAAACCCGGTGTCATGAGCAAAGTCACAGGGGTTTTAGGGCAGGAAGGCATAAGCTTGGTGTCAGTCGTTCAAAAGGAGACTTTAGGAGAGTATGCTGAGATAGTCCTTATAACCCACAATGCCTTGACAAAAAATCTGTTTGATGCATTGGATGAAATAGAGAAGCTGAAAGAAGTTGACAAAGTCGCCAGCGTAATAAGAGTAGAGGGGGAAGAATGA
- the thrC gene encoding threonine synthase has product MEWDGIIKSYRSYMPKIDDENIITLKEGNTPLIEAENIEKDFPGLKIYLKYEGLNPTGSFKDRGMTVAVSMAKQEGSQAVVCASTGNTSASAAAYAAKAGLKCVVLIPGGKIALGKLAQAIAYGAEVVAINGNFDDALNLVREISKKHPITVVNSINPYRLEGQKSSSFEICDTLKKVPDYLALPVGNAGNITAYWMGFKEYYRNGMIDSLPKMIGFQAAGAAPIVENRVFEHPETIATAIRIGNPASWQKAVAARDESGGLIDKVTDDEILEAYSYLAKREGIFAEPASCASIAGVIKKYKEGLFKDGDTVVCVLTGNGLKDPDTAINLGGKSVKTVDADLKSLEGAIYG; this is encoded by the coding sequence ATGGAATGGGATGGAATAATAAAATCGTACAGAAGCTATATGCCTAAAATAGACGATGAGAACATAATCACGCTGAAAGAAGGAAACACACCCCTTATAGAAGCTGAAAACATCGAGAAAGATTTTCCGGGGTTAAAGATTTACTTAAAATATGAAGGTTTAAACCCTACAGGCTCTTTTAAAGATAGAGGCATGACAGTGGCTGTATCTATGGCGAAGCAGGAAGGCTCACAAGCTGTCGTCTGTGCATCAACCGGCAATACGTCTGCGTCGGCGGCTGCCTATGCGGCAAAGGCTGGACTCAAATGCGTAGTCCTGATTCCCGGCGGAAAGATAGCATTGGGGAAACTGGCTCAGGCGATAGCCTATGGTGCAGAAGTTGTCGCCATAAACGGCAATTTTGATGATGCATTAAACCTGGTGAGGGAGATATCGAAAAAGCACCCTATAACTGTGGTAAATTCCATAAATCCGTACAGGTTGGAAGGGCAGAAGTCATCATCGTTTGAAATATGCGATACGCTTAAAAAAGTGCCTGATTATCTGGCACTTCCTGTTGGGAATGCAGGAAATATTACGGCCTACTGGATGGGCTTTAAAGAGTATTACCGCAATGGCATGATTGATAGTCTGCCTAAGATGATAGGGTTTCAGGCGGCAGGCGCAGCGCCTATCGTGGAAAATAGGGTATTTGAGCACCCCGAGACGATAGCCACAGCCATAAGAATCGGCAATCCAGCCAGTTGGCAGAAAGCCGTCGCCGCAAGGGACGAATCAGGTGGCCTTATAGACAAGGTTACGGACGATGAGATATTAGAGGCGTACTCATATCTTGCCAAGAGAGAAGGGATTTTTGCAGAGCCTGCCTCCTGCGCTTCCATTGCTGGTGTCATAAAGAAGTACAAAGAAGGCCTTTTCAAAGATGGAGATACTGTCGTTTGCGTCTTGACGGGAAACGGGCTTAAAGATCCTGACACAGCTATAAACTTAGGCGGGAAAAGCGTAAAGACGGTGGATGCCGATTTGAAATCATTGGAAGGTGCAATATATGGTTAA